One genomic region from Lysobacterales bacterium encodes:
- the msrB gene encoding peptide-methionine (R)-S-oxide reductase MsrB, translating to MSDAGTKPTWNQVLTWARRGNPPPPRRLDLGEDDWRLRLTSEQFRVLRQHGTERAFSSGLCSLFEPGRYACAGCGTLLFDASTKFESHSGWPSFTAPVIEGVVAYVEDLSHGMHRIETLCAVCDGHLGHVFPDGPPPTGLRYCINAVALQKEHA from the coding sequence ATGTCCGATGCCGGTACAAAACCCACCTGGAACCAGGTGCTGACCTGGGCCCGCCGCGGCAACCCGCCGCCGCCGCGACGGCTTGATCTTGGCGAAGATGATTGGCGCCTGCGGCTGACATCCGAGCAGTTCCGCGTGCTGCGTCAGCACGGCACCGAGCGCGCCTTTTCCTCGGGCTTGTGCAGCCTGTTCGAGCCCGGCCGCTACGCGTGTGCGGGCTGCGGCACCCTGCTGTTCGACGCCAGCACCAAGTTCGAAAGCCACTCGGGCTGGCCCAGCTTCACGGCGCCCGTGATCGAGGGCGTGGTCGCCTACGTCGAAGACCTGAGCCACGGCATGCATCGGATCGAAACCCTGTGCGCGGTCTGCGATGGTCACCTTGGGCATGTCTTTCCTGACGGCCCACCACCCACCGGCCTGCGCTACTGCATCAACGCGGTAGCCCTGCAGAAGGAGCACGCATGA
- a CDS encoding AraC family transcriptional regulator, which translates to MSPKWILARYRLHEALHRLHQQPAPRLTDLAADTGFADAAHFSRSFRSVLGVSPQQYAHLWQS; encoded by the coding sequence GTGAGCCCCAAGTGGATTCTCGCCCGCTACCGCCTGCACGAGGCCCTGCACCGACTCCACCAGCAGCCCGCACCGCGTCTAACCGACCTGGCCGCGGACACCGGATTCGCCGACGCCGCGCACTTCAGCCGCAGCTTCCGCAGTGTGCTGGGCGTGAGTCCACAGCAGTACGCGCATCTTTGGCAGAGCTGA
- a CDS encoding protoheme IX farnesyltransferase — protein MTSAFRQYWPLTKPKVVALIVFTAFVGMLLAVPGLPPWNALIFGNLGIWLAAASAAAINHLIDQRIDAVMARTQHRPLPAGELVGWQVLVFALALGAASMLVLVLFVNVLTALLTFASLIGYAVVYTAYLKRATPQNIVIGGAAGAAPPVLGWAAATGEVHPYALLLFLIIFIWTPPHFWALAIFRRDDYARAGVPMLPVTHGVEYTRVQVLLYTLLLIAATLLPWVTGMSGSFYLGGAMVLNGVFLYYALRLLNPPSERFAMEVFNYSVIYLMALFAFLLVDHYLDAGPTIANALYFEPVA, from the coding sequence ATGACTTCCGCTTTCCGCCAGTACTGGCCGCTGACCAAGCCCAAGGTCGTGGCCCTGATCGTGTTCACCGCCTTCGTTGGCATGCTGTTGGCCGTGCCCGGCCTGCCGCCGTGGAATGCGCTGATCTTCGGCAACCTCGGCATCTGGCTGGCGGCGGCCTCGGCCGCTGCGATCAATCATCTGATCGACCAGCGCATCGACGCGGTCATGGCGCGCACCCAGCATCGTCCACTGCCCGCGGGTGAACTGGTCGGCTGGCAGGTGCTCGTCTTCGCGCTGGCCCTGGGCGCGGCCTCAATGCTGGTGCTGGTGCTGTTCGTCAACGTCCTGACCGCTCTCCTGACCTTCGCCTCGCTGATCGGCTATGCGGTGGTCTATACGGCCTACCTCAAGCGTGCAACTCCGCAGAACATCGTGATCGGCGGTGCTGCGGGCGCGGCACCGCCCGTGCTCGGCTGGGCCGCGGCGACGGGCGAAGTCCATCCCTACGCGCTGCTGCTGTTCCTCATCATCTTCATCTGGACGCCGCCGCACTTCTGGGCGCTCGCGATCTTCCGCCGCGACGACTATGCGCGCGCCGGCGTGCCGATGCTGCCGGTCACCCATGGTGTCGAGTACACGCGCGTGCAGGTGCTGCTGTACACCCTGCTGCTGATCGCCGCGACCCTGCTGCCCTGGGTCACCGGCATGAGCGGCAGCTTCTACCTGGGCGGCGCGATGGTGCTCAACGGGGTGTTCCTCTACTACGCCCTGCGCCTGTTGAACCCCCCGTCGGAGCGCTTCGCGATGGAGGTGTTCAACTACTCGGTCATCTACCTGATGGCCTTGTTCGCCTTCCTGCTGGTGGACCACTACCTCGATGCCGGCCCCACCATCGCCAACGCGCTCTACTTCGAGCCAGTGGCTTAG
- a CDS encoding DUF2384 domain-containing protein produces the protein MAPADATRPSRIAEARPAPAPAHSTDDLAGPGLRTFFNIAQRWGLDTRQEQVLLGSPARSTFFRWKRGDIGIVPHDLIERLSYLLGIYKALQVLLPVPERADAWIKRANTASPFGGQTPLEHMLGGQVVDLYRVRQYLDAERGG, from the coding sequence ATGGCGCCTGCCGATGCAACACGCCCAAGCCGAATCGCCGAAGCGCGACCTGCGCCTGCACCGGCGCACTCGACGGACGATCTCGCCGGCCCCGGCCTGCGCACCTTCTTCAACATCGCCCAGCGCTGGGGCCTGGACACGCGGCAGGAACAGGTGCTGCTCGGCTCGCCGGCGCGCTCGACCTTCTTCCGCTGGAAACGCGGCGACATCGGCATCGTCCCGCACGACCTGATCGAACGCCTGAGCTATCTGCTCGGCATCTACAAGGCCCTGCAGGTGCTGCTGCCGGTGCCGGAGCGCGCCGACGCTTGGATCAAGCGAGCGAACACCGCCTCGCCCTTCGGCGGGCAGACGCCGCTGGAGCACATGCTGGGCGGCCAAGTGGTCGACCTGTATCGGGTGCGCCAGTACCTAGACGCCGAGCGCGGCGGATGA
- a CDS encoding SHOCT domain-containing protein has protein sequence MSGFGVWTWVVVFVAVLVPAAIVAAIVWASVRLSRNAKAAPALPGGSVEGRLSALDDLRTRGQISEDEYRTQRAAIIASI, from the coding sequence ATGAGCGGATTCGGCGTGTGGACCTGGGTTGTCGTTTTCGTCGCGGTTCTGGTGCCTGCCGCCATCGTGGCGGCCATCGTGTGGGCTAGCGTGCGGCTGTCGCGCAACGCGAAGGCTGCGCCAGCGCTGCCTGGCGGCAGCGTTGAAGGTCGGCTTTCGGCGCTGGACGATTTGCGCACGAGGGGGCAGATCAGCGAGGACGAGTACCGCACCCAGCGCGCGGCGATCATCGCCAGCATCTAG
- the msrA gene encoding peptide-methionine (S)-S-oxide reductase MsrA, producing the protein MSTTTTETAILAGGCFWGMQELIRALPGVIRTRVGYTGGDVPNATYRNHGTHAEGIEIVFDPSVFSYRQLLEFFFQIHDPTTLNRQGNDRGLSYRSGIYPLDQRQHGIALETIAAVDASGRWPGKVVTEVKPAGPFWEAEPEHQDYLQRYPSGYTCHWVRPEWVLP; encoded by the coding sequence ATGAGCACCACCACGACCGAGACCGCGATTCTTGCCGGCGGCTGCTTCTGGGGCATGCAGGAGCTGATCCGCGCCCTGCCGGGGGTGATCCGCACCCGTGTCGGCTACACCGGCGGCGATGTGCCGAACGCCACCTACCGCAACCACGGCACGCACGCCGAGGGCATCGAGATCGTGTTCGACCCGTCGGTCTTCAGCTACCGCCAGCTGCTGGAGTTCTTCTTCCAGATCCACGACCCGACCACGCTCAACCGCCAGGGCAACGACCGCGGCCTGTCCTACCGCTCCGGCATCTACCCGCTGGACCAGCGCCAGCACGGCATCGCGCTTGAGACGATCGCTGCGGTCGATGCTTCCGGCCGCTGGCCGGGCAAGGTGGTCACCGAAGTCAAACCCGCCGGCCCCTTCTGGGAGGCCGAGCCCGAGCACCAGGACTACCTGCAGAGATACCCCAGCGGCTACACCTGCCACTGGGTGCGACCGGAGTGGGTGCTGCCCTGA
- a CDS encoding DUF3224 domain-containing protein yields the protein MHTISGRFEVKMTPEPAELDAEGIGRFRLDKRYEGALAAEAKGMMTAHRTTVAGSAGYVAIERVRGTLAGRSGSFVLQHNGLMSGETRQLSIEVIPDSADGELAGLRGRMGIRIEDGVHYYDFEYSLPGV from the coding sequence ATGCATACGATCAGCGGCCGTTTCGAAGTCAAGATGACACCTGAACCCGCGGAGCTCGATGCCGAGGGCATTGGCCGCTTCCGGCTGGACAAACGCTACGAGGGCGCGCTCGCCGCCGAAGCGAAGGGCATGATGACCGCGCACCGCACCACCGTCGCCGGCTCGGCCGGCTATGTCGCGATCGAGCGCGTGCGCGGCACGCTGGCAGGCCGCAGCGGCAGCTTCGTGCTGCAGCACAACGGGCTGATGAGCGGAGAGACGCGCCAGCTTTCGATCGAGGTGATTCCGGATTCGGCGGACGGCGAACTCGCCGGCCTGCGCGGACGCATGGGCATCCGCATCGAGGACGGCGTGCACTACTACGATTTCGAGTACAGCCTGCCCGGAGTTTGA
- a CDS encoding TetR family transcriptional regulator: MGIPSSDTGRRAAIFAAAKALIRERGLSEVRTRDVTERAGVGIGLLNHYFRWQALRAEAAVAALEEEIQRVFPIAAAPGAVLTGFVKQAFTERSAPLWRLWIETTDAALTDEEMSKALASCAVGLLERVASTLDAGSRLELWSCPNPRASAMRILALHDGLAGFVLTGIPPISRAEATAHLKAQVNQECGRNVVA; encoded by the coding sequence ATGGGCATCCCCTCCTCCGACACCGGCCGCCGCGCGGCCATCTTCGCCGCGGCCAAGGCACTGATCCGCGAGCGCGGGCTGTCCGAAGTCCGCACCCGCGACGTCACCGAGCGCGCGGGTGTGGGTATCGGCCTGCTGAATCACTACTTCCGCTGGCAGGCGCTGCGCGCCGAAGCCGCCGTCGCGGCACTTGAGGAGGAGATCCAGCGGGTATTCCCGATAGCGGCCGCTCCGGGCGCCGTGCTGACCGGTTTCGTCAAGCAGGCCTTTACCGAGCGCTCCGCGCCACTGTGGCGTCTGTGGATCGAAACCACCGATGCGGCGCTGACCGACGAGGAGATGTCGAAGGCGCTGGCCAGCTGTGCGGTCGGCCTGCTGGAGCGCGTGGCCTCCACGCTGGACGCCGGCTCACGGCTGGAGCTCTGGAGCTGCCCGAACCCGCGCGCCTCGGCGATGCGCATCCTCGCGCTGCATGACGGCCTGGCGGGCTTCGTGCTGACCGGCATCCCGCCGATCAGCCGCGCCGAGGCCACCGCGCACCTGAAGGCGCAGGTCAATCAGGAGTGCGGGCGAAACGTGGTGGCTTGA
- a CDS encoding FtsX-like permease family protein, giving the protein MVDADFARFYWPEGNALGQRVFDGPDPRAADEAFTVVGVVAPVKQTELGQRSGNGAIYLPYSHLPHAEVFLTVATAQDTAAALPSVRAALAELDPQLALDQIRPMQARIDDTLVARRTPAVLAAGFAGAALLLAGIGTFGVLSFSVALRRREIGMRMALGAQPLQILRSFLALGMVLLIAGAALGGLASWLFASAVEHLLADLPAVGVSALLLSASVLGAVTLLACALPAWRAARTSPLSALSAD; this is encoded by the coding sequence GTGGTCGATGCCGACTTCGCGCGCTTCTACTGGCCGGAGGGCAATGCGCTGGGCCAGCGCGTGTTCGATGGCCCGGATCCACGCGCTGCGGATGAAGCCTTCACCGTGGTCGGCGTGGTGGCGCCGGTCAAGCAGACCGAGCTCGGTCAGCGCAGCGGCAACGGCGCGATCTACCTGCCGTATTCGCACCTGCCGCACGCCGAGGTGTTCCTGACCGTGGCCACCGCTCAGGACACCGCCGCGGCCCTGCCCAGCGTGCGTGCGGCGCTGGCCGAACTCGATCCACAGCTGGCGCTTGACCAGATCCGTCCGATGCAGGCGCGGATCGATGACACCCTGGTCGCGCGCCGCACGCCAGCGGTGCTGGCCGCAGGGTTCGCCGGTGCCGCACTGCTGCTGGCCGGCATCGGCACCTTCGGCGTACTCAGCTTCAGCGTCGCTCTGCGCCGCCGCGAGATCGGCATGCGGATGGCGCTGGGTGCTCAGCCGCTGCAGATCCTGCGCAGCTTCCTCGCGCTCGGGATGGTGCTTCTGATCGCAGGCGCAGCGCTCGGCGGGCTGGCCAGCTGGCTGTTCGCCAGTGCGGTGGAACACTTGCTGGCCGACCTGCCCGCTGTCGGCGTTTCGGCCCTGCTGCTGAGCGCGAGCGTGCTCGGCGCGGTCACCCTGCTGGCCTGCGCCCTGCCCGCCTGGCGCGCCGCGCGGACTTCGCCCTTGAGTGCGCTGAGCGCGGATTGA
- a CDS encoding DUF418 domain-containing protein: MQRRTDVDVLRGFALLGIGVVNLPYLALPIAAQLGPPPGALDAAAYFLGRLLFEGKFFVLFSFLFGWGFGAQLASAERSGESPRRRYLARLIALALFGVLPAVLVFQGDILLAYACLGLLLWPLRAASPLRLLRIAAAMLPVSALAFALLYTESAGVEDLVAIGLDPDSRGYLGSYGQAVAQRLADWPFALSVVVLFNGPLAFAAFCLGLAAFKTGFLDADSAAFQQLTRRVPLLLWVAIPANLLFALAQSGWLPESLPLRALASSALALGAPSLGALYLWCVIRHAPRLRALGAAGSMPLTCYVLQGLLAGALFHGWGLGLFGALGQAGLLAAAVLIWATVAMLAAAWRRYRDQGPLDAALRALVRLLSGTASRASSGR, from the coding sequence ATGCAGCGCCGAACCGATGTGGATGTCCTTCGCGGCTTCGCCCTGCTGGGCATCGGAGTCGTCAACCTTCCCTACCTTGCGCTGCCGATCGCCGCGCAGCTCGGCCCGCCGCCGGGCGCGCTCGACGCCGCCGCCTACTTCCTCGGCAGGCTGCTGTTCGAGGGCAAGTTCTTCGTGCTGTTCTCGTTCCTGTTCGGCTGGGGCTTCGGCGCGCAGCTGGCCTCGGCCGAGCGCTCGGGCGAGAGCCCGCGGCGGCGCTATCTCGCGCGCCTGATCGCGCTGGCACTGTTCGGCGTGCTGCCTGCAGTGTTGGTGTTCCAGGGCGACATCCTGCTGGCCTACGCCTGCCTCGGGCTGCTGCTGTGGCCGCTGCGGGCGGCTTCACCGCTGCGGCTGCTGCGAATCGCCGCGGCGATGCTGCCGGTCTCGGCGCTGGCGTTTGCGCTGCTGTATACGGAATCCGCCGGCGTCGAAGACCTCGTGGCAATCGGGCTCGATCCGGACAGTCGCGGCTATCTCGGCAGCTACGGACAGGCGGTGGCGCAGCGGCTGGCCGATTGGCCCTTCGCCCTGTCGGTCGTGGTGCTGTTCAACGGCCCGCTCGCGTTCGCCGCGTTCTGCCTTGGGCTGGCCGCCTTCAAGACCGGATTTCTGGACGCGGACAGTGCGGCGTTCCAGCAGCTGACGCGGCGCGTGCCCCTGCTGCTGTGGGTGGCGATTCCCGCGAACCTGCTGTTCGCGCTGGCCCAGAGCGGCTGGCTGCCGGAGTCGCTGCCGCTCCGCGCTCTCGCTTCCAGCGCGCTGGCGCTCGGCGCTCCCAGCCTCGGCGCGCTGTATCTGTGGTGCGTGATCCGCCATGCGCCGCGTCTGCGTGCCCTTGGCGCGGCCGGCTCGATGCCCTTGACCTGCTACGTGCTGCAGGGGCTGCTCGCAGGCGCGCTGTTCCACGGCTGGGGGTTGGGTCTGTTCGGCGCGCTCGGTCAGGCCGGGCTGCTGGCGGCGGCAGTCCTGATCTGGGCGACCGTGGCGATGCTCGCGGCCGCGTGGCGTCGATACCGCGACCAGGGGCCTTTGGACGCCGCCCTGCGCGCTCTGGTGCGGCTGCTCAGCGGCACCGCATCGCGCGCATCGTCTGGCCGCTGA
- a CDS encoding RES family NAD+ phosphorylase: MKRRDPSTPPLIAVVWRPSYRIVPSIFPPRGLFDSVADPADLDAVFALEALTNDRLREQLGHLRRIPPERRVSGPGTTPVMSAFTHVHPDGGRFSTAKFGAYYAARELPTAIAETVYHRERFLRASNEPPIDLQMRSYLGNVRADLHDVRGGEWPRLHDPDSYAISQAFATRLHGKGSEGIVFDSVRKPGGQCVALFYPDLIGPVKQGPHLLYRWDGRRIEAFVQAA, encoded by the coding sequence ATGAAGCGACGCGACCCCAGCACGCCGCCCTTGATCGCCGTGGTCTGGCGGCCGAGCTACCGGATCGTGCCCTCGATCTTTCCCCCGCGCGGGCTGTTCGATTCAGTCGCCGATCCGGCCGACCTCGACGCCGTGTTCGCGCTCGAAGCCCTGACCAATGACCGCCTGCGCGAGCAGCTCGGCCATCTGCGCCGCATTCCGCCCGAGCGTCGGGTCAGCGGGCCGGGCACCACGCCGGTCATGAGTGCGTTCACCCATGTCCATCCCGACGGTGGACGCTTCTCGACGGCCAAGTTCGGCGCCTACTACGCGGCGCGCGAGCTGCCCACCGCCATCGCTGAAACGGTCTATCACCGCGAGCGCTTCCTGCGCGCATCGAACGAGCCGCCGATCGACCTGCAGATGCGCAGCTACCTCGGCAACGTCCGCGCCGACCTGCACGATGTGCGCGGAGGTGAATGGCCGCGCCTGCACGACCCCGACAGCTACGCCATCAGCCAGGCCTTCGCCACCCGGCTTCACGGCAAAGGCAGCGAGGGCATTGTGTTCGACAGCGTGCGCAAGCCCGGCGGCCAGTGCGTGGCGCTGTTCTACCCGGACCTGATCGGTCCGGTGAAGCAGGGACCGCATCTGCTGTATCGCTGGGACGGCAGGCGGATCGAGGCGTTCGTGCAGGCGGCTTGA
- a CDS encoding SDR family oxidoreductase — protein MQLNEVRAIVTGGASGLGLAAARHLAAKGAKLALFDLSEERGQVAAAELGAHFFRADVSNEAEISAQVAAAREALGGLNAAINCAGILGAGRVLGKDGPMPLSQFETTVRVNLIGSFNVAKAAAALMQGNEPNAEGERGVIINTASIAAYEGQIGQAAYSASKGGVVGMTLPMAREFARVGIRVMTVAPGVFHTPMVDGMPEQVYASLCAQVPFPSRLGRPDEFADAVAFVLQNSYMNGSVIRVDGAIRLAPK, from the coding sequence ATGCAGCTCAACGAAGTCCGCGCCATCGTTACCGGTGGCGCCAGTGGTCTCGGCCTGGCCGCCGCGCGGCATCTCGCTGCCAAGGGCGCCAAGCTGGCGCTGTTCGATCTCAGCGAGGAGCGCGGCCAGGTCGCGGCCGCCGAACTCGGCGCCCACTTCTTCCGTGCGGATGTCAGCAATGAAGCCGAGATCAGCGCGCAGGTGGCGGCGGCGCGCGAGGCGCTGGGCGGCCTGAATGCGGCGATCAACTGCGCCGGCATCCTGGGCGCCGGCCGCGTGCTGGGCAAGGACGGCCCGATGCCGCTGTCGCAGTTCGAGACCACGGTGCGGGTCAACCTGATCGGCAGCTTCAACGTGGCCAAGGCCGCCGCCGCGCTGATGCAGGGCAATGAGCCGAACGCTGAGGGCGAGCGAGGGGTGATCATCAACACCGCGTCGATCGCCGCCTACGAGGGCCAGATCGGCCAGGCCGCGTACTCGGCCAGCAAGGGCGGCGTGGTCGGCATGACCCTGCCGATGGCGCGCGAGTTCGCGCGCGTCGGCATCCGCGTGATGACGGTGGCGCCGGGTGTGTTCCACACGCCGATGGTCGACGGCATGCCGGAGCAGGTCTATGCCTCGCTGTGCGCGCAGGTGCCCTTCCCCTCGCGCCTGGGACGGCCGGACGAGTTCGCGGATGCGGTCGCCTTTGTTCTGCAGAACAGCTACATGAATGGCTCGGTGATCCGGGTCGATGGTGCGATTCGTCTGGCGCCGAAGTGA
- a CDS encoding ABC transporter permease, producing MHALPQTLRRLARQPGFVATALLILAVCVGANLLIFAVLHAVLLRPLPFPDAERLVTVFNSYPKAGLERNAASVRDYFSRRKGGLAAFESVAAFCYSSEALGEPGRMARRPTLRITPEFFDVLGIGLALGRGFSETEMNPGAEPTVIVSDRYWREHLGGDSSALGRSIEISGERATVVGVLPPTSRFLSSTADLYLPLVSTAEHRALNALHGIHADMLARLQPGVSLEQALAQLEAHQAADAVGYPWAREVSEAGFFMTVAPLQADHVASLRPVLFLLQAGALGLLLIGGVNLLNLLLVRASADSKALGVRRALGARGGDLLRLVMLETTLLCFGGTALGLLLAGLGLQWLGSMEAAALPLSAPLGLGPEIVLGSLGLAIVLSLALALPVAWLNQRRSVGGALQSQSRGASADRLTQRLRQGFTVAQIALAFVLLAGASALGLGLQAALKADPGFRADSALAAQLDLPAARYADAQARLNFAERALERLAAVPGVTAAGFSTNVPVRGRGSDNDVQAMHVPGYTPQPGVSPLLHYRYGIAGDYFESLQIPLQQGRTLSRSEVRDGARVTVVGGRCRLRALLLAGGQCAGPARVRWPGSTRCG from the coding sequence ATGCATGCTCTGCCCCAGACCCTGCGCCGACTCGCCCGCCAGCCCGGTTTCGTGGCTACCGCACTGCTGATCCTGGCGGTGTGCGTCGGCGCCAATCTGCTGATCTTTGCGGTGCTGCACGCGGTGCTGCTGCGGCCGCTGCCGTTCCCCGACGCGGAGCGTCTGGTCACCGTGTTCAACAGCTATCCCAAGGCCGGGCTGGAGCGCAACGCGGCCTCGGTGCGCGACTATTTCAGCCGACGCAAGGGCGGGCTGGCGGCGTTCGAGTCGGTGGCGGCGTTCTGCTACAGCTCCGAGGCCCTTGGCGAACCCGGCCGCATGGCGCGGCGCCCAACTCTGCGCATCACGCCCGAGTTCTTCGACGTGCTCGGCATCGGGCTGGCGCTGGGCCGGGGCTTCAGCGAGACGGAGATGAATCCCGGCGCCGAACCCACGGTGATCGTCTCCGACCGCTATTGGCGTGAACACCTGGGCGGCGACTCCAGCGCACTGGGCCGCAGCATCGAGATCAGCGGCGAGCGCGCCACGGTCGTGGGCGTGCTACCGCCGACGTCCCGCTTTCTGTCGTCGACCGCCGACCTGTACCTGCCGCTGGTATCGACCGCCGAGCACCGCGCGCTGAATGCGCTGCATGGCATTCACGCCGACATGCTGGCGCGGCTGCAGCCCGGCGTCAGCCTTGAGCAGGCGCTGGCCCAGCTGGAGGCGCATCAGGCCGCCGACGCCGTCGGCTATCCGTGGGCACGCGAGGTCAGCGAAGCCGGGTTCTTCATGACCGTCGCGCCGCTGCAGGCCGACCACGTCGCCAGCCTGCGGCCGGTGCTGTTCCTGCTGCAGGCCGGTGCGCTGGGCCTGCTGCTGATCGGCGGCGTGAACCTGCTCAACCTGCTGCTGGTACGCGCCAGCGCCGACAGCAAGGCGCTGGGCGTGCGGCGTGCGCTGGGCGCACGCGGTGGCGACCTGCTGCGTCTGGTGATGCTGGAAACCACTCTGCTGTGCTTCGGCGGCACGGCGCTCGGGCTGCTGCTCGCCGGCCTTGGCTTGCAGTGGCTGGGCTCAATGGAAGCGGCCGCGCTGCCGCTGTCGGCACCGCTGGGCCTGGGCCCGGAGATCGTACTCGGCAGTCTCGGCCTGGCCATCGTGCTCAGCCTTGCGCTGGCGCTGCCGGTGGCCTGGTTGAATCAGCGTCGCAGTGTCGGCGGCGCGCTGCAGTCCCAGAGCCGCGGCGCTAGCGCGGATCGGCTGACGCAACGCCTGCGGCAAGGCTTCACCGTCGCGCAGATCGCGCTCGCCTTCGTGCTGCTGGCGGGCGCCTCTGCGCTCGGCCTGGGCCTGCAGGCGGCGCTGAAAGCGGACCCGGGCTTTCGCGCCGACTCTGCGTTGGCAGCCCAACTCGACCTGCCGGCGGCGCGCTATGCGGATGCCCAGGCGCGACTGAATTTCGCCGAGCGCGCGCTTGAGCGGCTGGCCGCGGTGCCCGGCGTGACGGCGGCCGGCTTCAGCACCAATGTGCCGGTGCGCGGACGCGGCAGCGACAACGATGTTCAGGCCATGCACGTTCCCGGCTACACCCCGCAGCCGGGCGTCTCGCCCCTGCTGCACTACCGCTACGGCATCGCGGGCGACTACTTCGAGAGCCTGCAGATTCCGCTGCAGCAAGGACGCACGCTCAGCCGTTCCGAAGTACGCGACGGCGCGCGGGTGACGGTGGTCGGTGGTCGATGCCGACTTCGCGCGCTTCTACTGGCCGGAGGGCAATGCGCTGGGCCAGCGCGTGTTCGATGGCCCGGATCCACGCGCTGCGGATGA